TGGCGATCGGTCAGCGTCATCGTGATCGCGCCAGCCAGCACCGGCATCACCGCGATCAGCAGGTAGGCGGTGATCAGCCAGGTCCAGGCGAACATCGGCATCTTCATCAAGGTCATGCCGGGGGCACGCATGTTGAGGATGGTCACGATGATATTGATCGAGCCCATGATCGACGACGCGCCGAGGATGTGCATGGCGAAGATGCCGGCATCCATCGACGGGCCCATCTGCAGCGTCAGCGGCGCATACAGGGTCCAGCCGGCCGCAGGGGCGCCACCGGGCATGAAGAACGAGCCGACCAGCATCAGCGCCGCAGGGATCATCAGCCAGAAGCTGAAGTTGTTCATCCGCGCGAAGGCCATGTCCGAGGCGCCGATCTGCAGCGGGATCATCCAGTTCGCGAAGCCGACAAAGGCCGGCATGATCGCGCCGAACACCATGATCAGCCCGTGCATCGTGGTGAACTGGTTGAACAGCTCCGGATTGAAGAACTGCAGGCCGGGGCGGAACAGCTCGGCACGGATGCACAGCGCCAGAATCCCGCCGACCATCAGCATGGTGAAGCTGAACAGCAGGTACAGGGTGCCGATGTCCTTGTGATTGGTGGCGAAGACCCAGCGACGCCAGCCCGTCGGCGCATGGTGATCGTCATGATGGTCATGAACGTGACCGGTCGGGTGGTCAAGCACTGCACTCATGGTGAATTCCTCGGTTCCGCGGATCGGGTCCGTGCGGCTTATCTGAGTCGAATCTGCGACGAATCTGCAACAGTTCCGGGACGATGACAAGGTCTCGCCCGTCGGGAGGGCCCGCAGGCCGCGATTTACTTGGCGCGCTCAGCCACGACTTCCGCCGGCTGAACGACCTGTCCCGTCTTGTTGGACCAGCTGTTCTTGGTGAAGGTGGCCACGGCCGCCAGCTCGGTGTCACTGAGCTGCGTCCAGGCCGGCATGGCGTTGCGGCCGCGCAGCAGCACCTCCAGCTGGTCAGAGTGCTTGTCCGACAGCACGATGGCCGAGCCATCCAGCGGCTTGATCGGGCCGGCGCCCTTGCCGTCAGGCCGGTGGCAGACCGCGCAGTTGGCGGTGTAGACCTTCTCGCCGCGGGCGATCAGCTCGTCGAGCTTCCACTCCTTGTTCGGATCGTCGGCCTTGGCGGCGATCTTCTTCTGCTCGTCGGCCACCCAGGCGCTGTAGGCCTTGGGCTCGAGCACCTTCACATGGATCGGCATGTAGGCATGCTCTTTCCCGCACAGCTCGGCGCACTGGCCGTAGAAGTCGCCGGTCTGCTCGGCCTTGAACCAGGTGTCGCGCACGAAGCCGGGAATCGCATCCTGCTTCACGCCAAAGGACGGGACCGACCAGGCGTGGATCACGTCGTCTGCGGTGGTGATGATGCGGATCTTCCTGCCCACCGGCACGACCAAGGGGTTGTCCACCTTCAACAGGTAGTCATCCACCTCGCCGGGGTTGCCCGAATCCGACATCGCACGATGCGAGGCATCCAGCGTCGAGACGAATCCGATGCCGGCGCCCTCGCCCTTGACATAGTCGTAGCCCCATTTCCACTGGTAGCCGGTAGCCTTGATGGTGATGTCGGCGTTGGTGGTGTCCTTCATGGCCACCACGACCTTGGTCGCCGGCAGGGCCATCAGGATCACGATGATGAAGGGCACGATCGTCCAGGCGATCTCGACCTTCACGCTTTCATGAAAGTTGGCGGAAACCGCGCCCTTGGACTTCCGGTGCTTGAAGATCGAATAGAACATCACGCCGAACACGGCGATGAAGATGACCAGGCACAACACCAGCATCATGTTGTGCAGCCACATCTGCTCCTGCGCGATCTTGGTGACCGGCGTCTGCAGATTGATCTGGTTGACCGCAGGGCCACCCTTCAAATCGTTCACTGCCCAGGCGGCCTGGCTGGCCAGCGCACTCAGCCCCGTGAGCCCGACCATCGCCAGCTGGCTCGATCGGCACCGCAGCTGATGCACGCAACTGTTCATCATCGTCATGGTCGTCTCTTTTATCCAGTCTTTCTCAAGCTCTCGTCACCCGGGTCTCTACCAGGCGGCGTCGCACTCGAGCCCGCTCTCAGCAGGCGTCGAGGCCAACGCAATCGCGAAAACCCACGGGGCCAGCAGACGTGTTCCAGTCGGGTGCGGATTCTAGTCCACCCCCTTTTGCACCAAGCTCGCACTATGACCGGGGCGGCGACACCCAGCCGCCCAGGATTACCCTCAGAGCCCGGCCGGGGTCAGTGCTTGCCCACCCCGCGCACCAGGGCCCGCATCTGGTCCAGCGAGACCTCGGTCTGCGCCGCCACCTTCAACCGCGGCTTCGGCTTGAAGGCATGCCCGTAGACCAGCTCCACGCTCAATCCCAGCAATCCGTCCACGCCACGCAGCGCCTCCAGGCTGCGCAGCCATCGATCCTGCCAGCCTCGTCCGCGCAACCCGGCCGAGCGCGTCGGCGCCAGATTGCCGCCCAGCGCGCGCAGGTCGCGCTGCAGGTCCTGAGGCGTCTTCCAGGTCAGGCGCAGATGTTCCTGATCCATCACCGGATCGGCGAAGCCGGCATGCACCAGCAGATCGCCCAAGTCATGCATGTCCACCCAATCGGGTGCGGGCGGGCCCCAGCCCTCACGCGCATACAGCGCGCGCAGTTCGATGAAGCTGTCCGGCCCGAAGCATGAAAACATCAGGCAGCCGTCCACCGCCAAGCCCGCATGCCAGCGACGCACCAGCGCCGGCTTATCCGCTTCGGCATGCAGCTCCATGTTGGACCACAGCAACTGCGACGCGCCGGCGGGCGCCTCGGCGACCAATTCCGGCGGCGTCGCGCCGCGCAGGCGGTCCATCACCGACTGCATCAGGCCGCGCCGCAAGCGCTGCTGCCACTGCTGGCGGACCACTTCGTCCGGCTCGACCCACAACTGCGTGGCCTGCGGATACTGACGGCGCAGGCCATCATCACCCCCACCCAGCGAGGGCCGGCTCTGCAGCACGGCCGTCGGCGCGAGGCGGATCACCGGCAGGCGGTCCAGCATGCGCTGAGCGACCTCCTGATGCAGCCAGGGCGGCTGGTCCAACCCGGCCAGGCGACGGCGTTGCCGCCGCGCCGCCTGCGCATCGATCTGCTGTGTGCCCGGCGGCATGGCCTCATTCCCACTCATGGGCGGAATTGTAGGCGGGCATGCTTGACCTCATCCAACGATGGTGCATGGCAAAGCCGCTGGCAAACGCCATTCGTGCACGCTGGCCGGGGGAATGTCCGCTGTGTCGACGCTGGTGCCGCGACACCCTGTGCGCCGACTGTCGTCACCGCTTTGACGCACCTCCTCCTGCCCGCTGCCGCACCTGCGCCCTGCGCCTGCCCACCGGGGCGACGATCGCCCGCTGTGGCCATTGCCTGCGTCGGCCGCCGCCGCTGGACCGCTGCATCGCGGCGCAGGACTATCTCTTCCCGTGGGACCGACTGCTGCAGGCCTTCAAGTTCCAGGAGCGGCTGGCCCTCGCCCCCGTGCTGGCGGACCGACTGCATCAGGCCCTGGACCACGAGCACGCGCGAGACCCGCTGCGTCCGCCCGACCTGATCCTGCCGATCCCGCTGTCCGACAGTCGCCTGCGCGAGCGCGGCTACAACCAGAGCCAACTGATCGGACAGACGCTGGCGCGGCGGCGACAATGCCGCCTGTGCGTGCACAGCCTGATTCGGGTGCGTGACACCGGCCACCAGGCGCGACTCTCCCTGGCGGAGCGCCGAGGCAATCTGCGGGGCGCCTTCGCGGTGGTGCGGCCGGTGCGAGGTCTGCGCGTCGCCGTGCTGGATGATGTGATGACCAGCGGTGCCACTGTGTTCGAGGCCGCTGCGACATTGCGACGCGCCGGTGCGGCCGAAGTCCACGCCTGGACGGTGGCGCGGACGCCGGACTGAGCCGTTGAGCGTGAGCGGCTCCGCCCATGCGCCGCAGCAGGCAAAAGGTCACAGCCCCCCCGAGAAGCCACCAAGACAAGCAGATAAGCAGATCGATCCCATGTTCAACATCGTGCTGGTGCATCCAGAAATCCCGCCCAACACGGGCAACGTCATCCGCCTGGCGGCCAACACCGGCTGCCGGCTGCATCTGATCGAGCCCCTGGGCTTCTCGATGGAAGATCGGCTGCTTCAGCGCGCCGGCCTGGACTATCACGAGTACGCGCCGGTGATGCGCCATGCGGACTGGGCGGCCTTCCTGAGCACCGAAACACCGGATCCCACCCGTCTCTTCGCCTTCACCACCCGGGGCAGCCGCCTGCTGCCGGAGGTCGCCTTGCGCGAGGGCGATTACCTGGTCTTCGGCTGCGAGACCGCCGGCCTGCCATCCGACCTGCGCGACAGCTTCCCGCTGGCGCAACGGGTGCGACTGCCGATGCGCGACGGACAGCGCAGCCTCAACCTCAGCAATGCGGTGGCGGTGGCGGTGTTTGAAGGTTGGCGCCAGAACGGCTATCGCGACGGCGTCTGAGCCGGCACGGCATCGGCGCCGCGCATCGGGTCATCCGACCCTCCGCTCGCGCCCTTGGCCCACCGCTCACCGCCCACCGCTCAGGGCTCAGGGCTCAGGGCTGACGGCTGACGGCTGACGGCTGACGGCTGACGGCTGACGGCTGATTCGATCATTCACGCGCCAGGCGCAACTGTCGAATCAACTGCCCCCACCGCTGACGCTCGTCACGCATCAAGGTCTCAAGCCCATCGGGCGAGGTGCCCGCGGCGCTGAAATAAAGCGGCAGCAAGGCCCGACGGAAGGTCTCGCTCTTGACGATGCGAATCGTCTCGGTCGCCAATCGATCGACGATCGACGTCGGCGTTCCCGCCGGCGCCAGCAACGCCTGCCAGGAGGTGGCCTCGAAGCCGGGGAAGCCGGACTCGGCCAACGTCGGCAGGTCCGACAAGGCCGCCATCCGACCCGCACTGGTGACCGCCAGCGCCTTCAGCTTGCCGCCGCGCACCTGCGGCATGGCAATCGCCGGCACCATGATGCCAGCCTGGAGCTGGCCTGCCAGCATCGCATTCACCACCTGAGGAAAGCCGGCATAAGGCACATGCACCATCGACAGGCCGGCCCGCTCGATGAACGACGCCATCGCCAGATGCGCCGCACTGCCGTTGCCGATGCTGCCGTAGTTCAACGCGCCGACTTGGCGCCGGGCAAGCGCCACGAACTGCGCCACGTTCTCCACGCCCAGTGACGGCGACACGACCAGCACATTGGGCGAACTGGCCACCAGGCTGATCGACCGCAGCTCACGTGCCGGGTCGTAGGGCAAGGCCTTGGCCAGCATCGGCGCAGTGATCAACGGCCCCTGAATGGTGAACAGCAGGGTGTAGCCATCCGGTGGCGCCTTGGCGACCACCCCGGTGCCGATGTTGCCACCGGCACCGACCTTGTTGTCGATCACGATGGGCTGACCCAGCGCCTGCGCCAGCGGTTCCGCCAGCGTGCGGGCGATCAGATCAGGGGAACTGCCGCCCGGAAACGGCACCACGAGGCGGAGGGGCCGTTGAGGCCAGGCAAGTGGCGTCGGCGCCGCGGTCGCGGCCGTCGCACCAGCGACCGCGTAGGCCGCTGTCGCACGGCTGAACCCCACCCTGCCCGCCCCGTGCAATCCCGCACCGGCCAAAAGGCGCAAAGCGCTCCCGACGGGGCCGATCGCGCCGATGCGGCTGAGCGCTCCGAACACGGCGCGTCGACGGCCGGGTTGTTGCGGATCCGGTGGTGGCGAACCGCGCGG
The Roseateles amylovorans genome window above contains:
- the coxB gene encoding cytochrome c oxidase subunit II, whose translation is MVGLTGLSALASQAAWAVNDLKGGPAVNQINLQTPVTKIAQEQMWLHNMMLVLCLVIFIAVFGVMFYSIFKHRKSKGAVSANFHESVKVEIAWTIVPFIIVILMALPATKVVVAMKDTTNADITIKATGYQWKWGYDYVKGEGAGIGFVSTLDASHRAMSDSGNPGEVDDYLLKVDNPLVVPVGRKIRIITTADDVIHAWSVPSFGVKQDAIPGFVRDTWFKAEQTGDFYGQCAELCGKEHAYMPIHVKVLEPKAYSAWVADEQKKIAAKADDPNKEWKLDELIARGEKVYTANCAVCHRPDGKGAGPIKPLDGSAIVLSDKHSDQLEVLLRGRNAMPAWTQLSDTELAAVATFTKNSWSNKTGQVVQPAEVVAERAK
- a CDS encoding biotin synthase translates to MSGNEAMPPGTQQIDAQAARRQRRRLAGLDQPPWLHQEVAQRMLDRLPVIRLAPTAVLQSRPSLGGGDDGLRRQYPQATQLWVEPDEVVRQQWQQRLRRGLMQSVMDRLRGATPPELVAEAPAGASQLLWSNMELHAEADKPALVRRWHAGLAVDGCLMFSCFGPDSFIELRALYAREGWGPPAPDWVDMHDLGDLLVHAGFADPVMDQEHLRLTWKTPQDLQRDLRALGGNLAPTRSAGLRGRGWQDRWLRSLEALRGVDGLLGLSVELVYGHAFKPKPRLKVAAQTEVSLDQMRALVRGVGKH
- a CDS encoding ComF family protein, with the protein product MAKPLANAIRARWPGECPLCRRWCRDTLCADCRHRFDAPPPARCRTCALRLPTGATIARCGHCLRRPPPLDRCIAAQDYLFPWDRLLQAFKFQERLALAPVLADRLHQALDHEHARDPLRPPDLILPIPLSDSRLRERGYNQSQLIGQTLARRRQCRLCVHSLIRVRDTGHQARLSLAERRGNLRGAFAVVRPVRGLRVAVLDDVMTSGATVFEAAATLRRAGAAEVHAWTVARTPD
- the trmL gene encoding tRNA (uridine(34)/cytosine(34)/5-carboxymethylaminomethyluridine(34)-2'-O)-methyltransferase TrmL → MFNIVLVHPEIPPNTGNVIRLAANTGCRLHLIEPLGFSMEDRLLQRAGLDYHEYAPVMRHADWAAFLSTETPDPTRLFAFTTRGSRLLPEVALREGDYLVFGCETAGLPSDLRDSFPLAQRVRLPMRDGQRSLNLSNAVAVAVFEGWRQNGYRDGV
- a CDS encoding Bug family tripartite tricarboxylate transporter substrate binding protein, whose amino-acid sequence is MGFSRATAAYAVAGATAATAAPTPLAWPQRPLRLVVPFPGGSSPDLIARTLAEPLAQALGQPIVIDNKVGAGGNIGTGVVAKAPPDGYTLLFTIQGPLITAPMLAKALPYDPARELRSISLVASSPNVLVVSPSLGVENVAQFVALARRQVGALNYGSIGNGSAAHLAMASFIERAGLSMVHVPYAGFPQVVNAMLAGQLQAGIMVPAIAMPQVRGGKLKALAVTSAGRMAALSDLPTLAESGFPGFEATSWQALLAPAGTPTSIVDRLATETIRIVKSETFRRALLPLYFSAAGTSPDGLETLMRDERQRWGQLIRQLRLARE